In Phyllostomus discolor isolate MPI-MPIP mPhyDis1 chromosome 3, mPhyDis1.pri.v3, whole genome shotgun sequence, a single genomic region encodes these proteins:
- the LOC114494261 gene encoding histone H2B subacrosomal variant-like, translating to MAKSNTKKNKGSRRHQKPRSRKRSQSSTDFSRNYSLYIRRVLKEVDPQKSISSHTVDIMNTMINNIFERISTQAYNLMCFRNRCTLTHEDIQKAMYMLFPGKRSKYAVTFGSEAVQRYVHSKNNVPR from the coding sequence ATGGCCAAATCCAACACCAAGAAGAATAAGGGCTCCAGAAGACATCAAAAACCAAGGTCCAGAAAGAGATCACAATCCAGCACTGACTTTAGCCGAAATTACTCACTCTACATTCGCAGGGTCCTAAAAGAAGTGGATCCCCAGAAGAGTATATCATCTCACACCGTGGACATCATGAACACCATGATCAACAACATTTTTGAACGCATTTCTACGCAAGCCTACAATCTGATGTGTTTCAGAAATCGCTGTACCCTCACCCATGAAGATATCCAGAAGGCGATGTATATGCTGTTTCCTGGAAAACGATCTAAGTATGCAGTGACTTTTGGAAGTGAAGCTGTACAAAGATATGTCCACTCCAAAAACAATGTACCACGTTAA